The Brassica oleracea var. oleracea cultivar TO1000 chromosome C6, BOL, whole genome shotgun sequence genome includes a region encoding these proteins:
- the LOC106296495 gene encoding L-type lectin-domain containing receptor kinase S.4: protein METFVFVWLLLIFFTHLASSLTQDFSFIGFKKASPNLIMSGVTEIASTGAIRLTTDTSRVIGHAFYSLPIRFKPPGQNRALSFSTSFVIAMVPEYVTLGGHGLAFTITPTPNLQGSLSSQYLGILNSSRANVSSHFFAVEFDTVKDLEFEDINDNHVGIDINSLESSASTPAAYFLPNSTKKELFLDSGRVIQAWIDYDSNKKRLDIKLSPLSEKPKLSLLSYNIDLSSVFGDEMYVGFSASTGLLASSHYILGWNFNMSGESLSLSLPSLPRVPRPLKKKKSPGLILGVSLSCSLLVIAGLVAAVMFGIKKVKDEDRVEEWELDFGPHRFSYRELKKATNGFADKELLGSGGFGKVYKGKLPDSEEFVAVKRISHESRQGVREFMSEVSSIGHLRHRNLVQLLGWCRRRQDLLLVYDFMPNGSLDMYLFGETPKVILTWDQRFKIIKGVASALLYLHEGWEQTVIHRDIKAANVLLDGDMNGRVGDFGLAKLYEHGSNPGATRVVGTFGYLAPELTKSGKLTTSTDVYAFGALLLEVACGRRPIETNALPEELVMVDWVWSRWQSGDIRDVVDRRLNSEYDEDEVVMVIKLGLLCSNNSPEVRPTMRQVVMYLEKQFPSPEVVPAPDFLDANDSMCLDDGSGNINAGEFEDFVDSARFYSGPNPTTSSYIFSFGGKAKTDGR, encoded by the coding sequence ATGGAGACCTTTGTCTTCGTCTGGCTACTTCTCATCTTCTTCACACACTTGGCTTCATCTCTAACACAAGACTTCTCTTTCATTGGCTTCAAAAAAGCCTCTCCAAATCTAATCATGTCAGGAGTTACAGAGATAGCCAGCACTGGAGCCATCAGGCTCACAACGGACACAAGTCGCGTGATTGGTCACGCCTTCTACTCCTTACCAATCCGTTTCAAGCCACCCGGTCAAAATCGAGCTCTTTCTTTCTCCACCTCTTTTGTAATCGCCATGGTTCCAGAGTACGTCACACTTGGAGGTCATGGACTTGCCTTCACCATCACGCCAACTCCAAATCTCCAAGGCTCTCTTTCTAGCCAGTACTTAGGGATTTTGAACTCAAGCCGAGCTAACGTCTCTAGCCACTTCTTCGCTGTGGAGTTCGATACCGTCAAGGATTTGGAGTTTGAGGACATCAATGATAACCATGTCGGAATCGATATAAACAGTTTGGAGTCAAGTGCTTCAACTCCAGCTGCTTATTTTCTCCCAAACTCAACGAAGAAAGAGCTGTTCCTCGACAGTGGTAGAGTGATTCAAGCTTGGATTGATTACGATTCAAACAAGAAAAGGTTAGATATTAAGCTTTCTCCACTCTCTGAGAAACCAAAGTTGTCTCTTCTCTCTTACAATATAGATCTGTCCTCTGTCTTTGGAGATGAAATGTATGTTGGATTCTCTGCTTCGACCGGTTTGCTAGCTAGTTCCCATTACATCTTAGGTTGGAACTTTAACATGAGTGGAGAATCTTTGTCTCTGTCTCTACCGTCTCTCCCTAGGGTTCCACGTCCACTCAAGAAGAAGAAGAGCCCCGGCTTGATCCTAGGAGTATCTCTCTCTTGTTCCCTTTTGGTCATAGCGGGTCTTGTCGCCGCAGTTATGTTTGGTATTAAAAAGGTCAAAGATGAAGACAGAGTTGAAGAGTGGGAGCTTGACTTTGGTCCGCATAGATTCTCTTATAGAGAGCTGAAGAAAGCTACGAATGGTTTTGCGGACAAGGAGCTTCTCGGGTCTGGTGGATTCGGGAAAGTATACAAAGGGAAGCTTCCAGATTCAGAAGAGTTTGTAGCTGTCAAAAGAATCTCTCACGAGTCAAGACAAGGTGTACGAGAGTTCATGTCTGAAGTCTCGAGCATTGGTCACCTCAGGCATAGGAATCTTGTTCAGTTGCTAGGTTGGTGTCGAAGACGACAGGATTTGCTCCTGGTCTATGACTTCATGCCTAATGGAAGCTTAGACATGTACTTGTTCGGTGAAACCCCTAAAGTTATCTTGACTTGGGACCAACGCTTCAAAATTATCAAAGGGGTTGCTTCTGCTTTACTCTACTTGCATGAAGGATGGGAACAAACCGTTATTCACCGCGATATTAAAGCCGCAAACGTTTTATTAGACGGTGATATGAACGGGCGTGTTGGAGATTTCGGTCTTGCTAAGTTATATGAGCATGGATCGAACCCTGGAGCTACAAGAGTGGTTGGTACGTTTGGGTACTTAGCTCCAGAACTTACTAAATCAGGAAAGTTAACAACAAGCACTGATGTTTATGCGTTTGGTGCGCTTCTATTGGAAGTAGCTTGCGGGAGAAGACCGATTGAGACAAATGCGTTACCGGAAGAGCTTGTAATGGTTGATTGGGTTTGGTCAAGGTGGCAAAGTGGAGACATTAGAGATGTTGTGGACAGGAGATTGAACAGTGAGTATGATGAAGATGAAGTTGTTATGGTTATCAAACTAGGCCTTCTTTGTTCGAACAACTCACCCGAAGTTCGACCTACGATGAGACAAGTGGTTATGTATCTCGAGAAGCAGTTCCCGTCGCCGGAAGTTGTCCCTGCGCCGGATTTTTTAGATGCAAATGATAGTATGTGTCTTGATGATGGAAGCGGTAATATTAATGCTGGCGAGTTTGAGGACTTTGTGGACTCAGCTAGGTTTTATAGTGGACCGAATCCGACTACTAGTTCGTATATATTCTCATTTGGGGGTAAAGCTAAAACCGATGGGAGATGA
- the LOC106296497 gene encoding AT-hook motif nuclear-localized protein 15 isoform X1: protein MANPWWVGNVAIGGVESPVTSSAPSLHHRSSNNPNMTRSDPRLDHDFTNNSGSPNTHTQNSQEEQDELPAVEHGSGSGSTGRRPRGRPPGSKNKPKNPVVITKESPNSLQSHVLEIATGADVAESLNAFARRRGRGVSVLSGSGLVTNVTLRQPAASGGVVSLRGQFEILSMCGAFLPTSGSPAAAAGLTIYLAGAQGQVLGGGVAGPLIASGPVIVIAATFCNASFERLPIEDEQQQPQVEEAKEKENDDNKSGNDGTEGSMQPMYNMTPNFMPNGHQMAQHDVFWGAPPPRVPPSY from the coding sequence ATGGCGAATCCTTGGTGGGTAGGGAACGTTGCGATAGGAGGAGTGGAGAGTCCTGTGACGTCATCAGCTCCGTCTTTGCATCACAGAAGCAGCAATAACCCGAATATGACTCGGTCGGATCCAAGATTGGACCATGACTTCACCAACAACAGTGGAAGCCCTAACACTCATACTCAGAACAGCCAAGAGGAGCAGGACGAGTTACCCGCCGTCGAACATGGATCTGGATCCGGGTCTACGGGTCGACGTCCGCGGGGTAGACCTCCTGGTTCCAAGAACAAGCCCAAGAACCCAGTGGTTATCACCAAAGAAAGCCCCAACTCGCTGCAAAGCCATGTCCTCGAGATCGCCACTGGTGCTGACGTGGCGGAAAGCTTAAACGCGTTTGCTCGTAGACGAGGGAGAGGCGTTTCTGTTCTGAGCGGTAGCGGTTTGGTCACTAATGTCACTCTGCGTCAGCCTGCTGCATCTGGAGGAGTTGTGTCTCTTCGTGGTCAGTTTGAGATCTTGTCTATGTGCGGTGCTTTTCTTCCCACTTCTGGTTCTCCGGCTGCAGCTGCTGGTTTAACCATTTACTTAGCTGGAGCTCAGGGTCAAGTCTTGGGAGGTGGAGTCGCTGGACCGCTTATTGCATCTGGACCGGTTATTGTAATCGCTGCTACGTTTTGCAATGCTAGTTTCGAAAGGTTACCTATTGAAGATGAGCAACAACAACCACAAGTAGAAGAAGCGAAGGAGAAAGAGAATGATGATAACAAGAGTGGGAATGATGGAACTGAAGGGTCGATGCAGCCGATGTATAATATGACTCCTAACTTTATGCCAAATGGTCACCAAATGGCTCAACACGACGTGTTTTGGGGTGCTCCTCCGCCTCGTGTTCCTCCTTCATACTGA
- the LOC106296497 gene encoding AT-hook motif nuclear-localized protein 15 isoform X2, protein MTRSDPRLDHDFTNNSGSPNTHTQNSQEEQDELPAVEHGSGSGSTGRRPRGRPPGSKNKPKNPVVITKESPNSLQSHVLEIATGADVAESLNAFARRRGRGVSVLSGSGLVTNVTLRQPAASGGVVSLRGQFEILSMCGAFLPTSGSPAAAAGLTIYLAGAQGQVLGGGVAGPLIASGPVIVIAATFCNASFERLPIEDEQQQPQVEEAKEKENDDNKSGNDGTEGSMQPMYNMTPNFMPNGHQMAQHDVFWGAPPPRVPPSY, encoded by the coding sequence ATGACTCGGTCGGATCCAAGATTGGACCATGACTTCACCAACAACAGTGGAAGCCCTAACACTCATACTCAGAACAGCCAAGAGGAGCAGGACGAGTTACCCGCCGTCGAACATGGATCTGGATCCGGGTCTACGGGTCGACGTCCGCGGGGTAGACCTCCTGGTTCCAAGAACAAGCCCAAGAACCCAGTGGTTATCACCAAAGAAAGCCCCAACTCGCTGCAAAGCCATGTCCTCGAGATCGCCACTGGTGCTGACGTGGCGGAAAGCTTAAACGCGTTTGCTCGTAGACGAGGGAGAGGCGTTTCTGTTCTGAGCGGTAGCGGTTTGGTCACTAATGTCACTCTGCGTCAGCCTGCTGCATCTGGAGGAGTTGTGTCTCTTCGTGGTCAGTTTGAGATCTTGTCTATGTGCGGTGCTTTTCTTCCCACTTCTGGTTCTCCGGCTGCAGCTGCTGGTTTAACCATTTACTTAGCTGGAGCTCAGGGTCAAGTCTTGGGAGGTGGAGTCGCTGGACCGCTTATTGCATCTGGACCGGTTATTGTAATCGCTGCTACGTTTTGCAATGCTAGTTTCGAAAGGTTACCTATTGAAGATGAGCAACAACAACCACAAGTAGAAGAAGCGAAGGAGAAAGAGAATGATGATAACAAGAGTGGGAATGATGGAACTGAAGGGTCGATGCAGCCGATGTATAATATGACTCCTAACTTTATGCCAAATGGTCACCAAATGGCTCAACACGACGTGTTTTGGGGTGCTCCTCCGCCTCGTGTTCCTCCTTCATACTGA